In Haloarcula salinisoli, one genomic interval encodes:
- the dnaK gene encoding molecular chaperone DnaK, giving the protein MASNKILGIDLGTTNSAFAVMEGGDPEIIVNAEGERTTPSVVAFDDGERLVGKPAKNQAVKNPEQTIQSIKRHMGEDDYSVTLDGEEYTPEQVSAMILQKIKHDAEEYLGDEIEKAVITVPAYFNDRQRQATKDAGEIAGFEVERIVNEPTAAAMAYGLDDESDQTVLVYDLGGGTFDVSILDLGGGVYEVVATNGDNDLGGDDWDHAIIDYLADEFEDEHGVDLREDRQALQRLTEAAEEAKVELSSRKETRINLPFIATTDDGPLDLEQKITRAKFESLTEDLIDRTVGPTEQALEDAGYDKGDIDEVILVGGSTRMPQVQDRVEEMTGQAPKKNVNPDEAVGLGAAIQGGVLSGDVDDIVLLDVTPLSLGVEVKGGLFERLIEKNTTIPTEESKIFTTAQANQTQVQIRVFQGEREIAEENELLGAFALSGIPPAPAGTPQIEVSFNIDENGIVNVEAEDKGSGNKEDITIEGGAGLSDEQIEQMQEEAEEHAEEDEERRKEIEARNEAEAAVRRAETLIEENEEDLDADIIEDIEAKVEDVEATLEDEDAGREEYEQVTEDLSEALQEIGKQMYEGQAQQAAGGAAGAAGAGAGAAGGAAGPGGAGPGGAGGAAGQGEEYVDADFEDVDEEDDEE; this is encoded by the coding sequence ATGGCGAGCAACAAGATTCTGGGTATCGACCTCGGGACCACGAACAGCGCGTTCGCGGTCATGGAAGGTGGCGACCCCGAAATCATCGTCAACGCGGAAGGCGAGCGGACGACACCCTCCGTCGTCGCGTTCGACGACGGGGAGCGTCTCGTCGGCAAGCCAGCGAAGAATCAGGCGGTAAAGAACCCCGAGCAGACGATTCAGTCCATCAAGCGTCACATGGGCGAGGACGACTACTCGGTGACGCTCGACGGCGAGGAGTACACGCCAGAGCAGGTCTCGGCGATGATACTCCAGAAGATCAAACACGACGCCGAGGAGTATCTCGGCGACGAGATCGAGAAGGCCGTCATCACGGTCCCGGCCTATTTCAACGACCGACAGCGCCAGGCGACCAAGGACGCCGGCGAAATCGCCGGCTTCGAGGTCGAGCGCATCGTCAACGAGCCCACCGCGGCCGCGATGGCCTACGGGCTCGACGACGAGTCCGACCAGACCGTCCTCGTCTACGACCTGGGTGGGGGCACCTTCGACGTCTCCATTCTCGACCTGGGCGGGGGCGTCTACGAGGTCGTCGCGACCAACGGGGACAACGACCTCGGTGGCGACGACTGGGACCACGCCATCATCGACTATCTGGCCGACGAGTTCGAGGACGAGCACGGCGTCGACCTCCGCGAGGACCGCCAGGCCCTCCAGCGGCTGACCGAGGCCGCCGAGGAAGCCAAGGTCGAACTCTCCTCGCGAAAGGAGACCCGCATCAACCTGCCCTTTATCGCGACGACGGACGACGGGCCGCTGGACCTCGAACAGAAGATAACCCGCGCGAAGTTCGAGAGCCTGACCGAGGACCTCATCGACCGGACCGTCGGCCCGACGGAGCAGGCCCTCGAAGACGCCGGCTACGACAAGGGCGACATCGACGAGGTCATCCTCGTCGGCGGGTCGACGCGGATGCCCCAGGTCCAGGACAGGGTCGAAGAGATGACCGGCCAGGCGCCCAAGAAGAACGTCAACCCCGACGAGGCGGTCGGGCTGGGCGCGGCCATCCAGGGCGGTGTCCTCTCGGGCGACGTCGACGACATCGTCCTGCTCGACGTGACGCCACTCTCGCTGGGTGTCGAGGTCAAGGGCGGCCTCTTCGAGCGACTCATCGAGAAGAACACGACGATTCCGACCGAGGAGTCCAAGATCTTCACGACCGCACAGGCCAACCAGACGCAGGTCCAGATTCGCGTCTTCCAGGGCGAGCGTGAGATCGCCGAGGAGAACGAGCTGCTCGGTGCCTTCGCGCTCTCCGGCATCCCGCCGGCCCCCGCGGGCACCCCGCAGATTGAAGTCTCCTTCAACATCGACGAGAACGGCATCGTCAACGTCGAGGCCGAGGACAAGGGCTCGGGGAACAAGGAAGACATCACCATCGAGGGCGGCGCCGGCCTCTCCGACGAGCAGATCGAACAGATGCAGGAGGAGGCCGAGGAACACGCCGAAGAGGACGAGGAACGCCGCAAGGAAATCGAGGCCCGAAACGAGGCCGAGGCCGCCGTCCGCCGCGCCGAGACCCTCATCGAGGAGAACGAGGAGGACCTCGACGCGGACATCATCGAGGACATCGAAGCCAAGGTCGAGGACGTCGAGGCGACCCTCGAAGACGAGGACGCCGGCCGCGAGGAGTACGAGCAAGTCACCGAGGACCTGAGTGAGGCGCTCCAGGAGATCGGCAAGCAGATGTACGAAGGGCAGGCCCAGCAGGCCGCCGGTGGCGCAGCGGGCGCCGCTGGCGCGGGTGCTGGCGCAGCAGGCGGTGCGGCCGGCCCCGGCGGCGCTGGGCCCGGTGGCGCTGGCGGCGCGGCCGGTCAGGGCGAGGAGTACGTCGACGCCGACTTCGAGGACGTAGACGAGGAAGACGACGAGGAGTAA
- a CDS encoding DUF4166 domain-containing protein gives MNSVYERALGPAYDELHPAIAERYALTSADRTRCVGRGRMYSVRHNPLALPVLWAGTRRNLLFPEQGAQVPFEVRTTPFDDDGVETVAYVRQFDVGRERRFDAYMRYDEARDCVVDALGTHRNPVTELQFSVTEGDALRIGTGAQWLRLGDRQVPVPRPLRADVTVVERYDDERDRFEISVAVANPVLGPVFAYDGWFTVDFESVSALPETDAPADRDRG, from the coding sequence ATGAACAGCGTCTACGAGCGCGCGCTGGGGCCGGCGTACGACGAGCTCCACCCGGCCATCGCCGAGCGGTACGCACTGACCAGCGCGGACCGCACGCGCTGTGTCGGTCGGGGCCGGATGTACTCGGTCCGTCACAACCCGCTCGCGCTCCCGGTGCTGTGGGCCGGCACCCGACGGAACCTCCTCTTTCCCGAACAGGGGGCGCAGGTCCCGTTCGAGGTCCGAACGACACCGTTCGACGACGACGGCGTCGAGACGGTCGCGTACGTCAGGCAGTTCGACGTGGGACGCGAGCGGCGGTTCGACGCCTACATGCGGTACGACGAGGCCCGTGACTGTGTGGTGGACGCGCTGGGTACCCACCGGAACCCGGTGACGGAGCTTCAGTTCTCGGTCACCGAGGGCGACGCGCTCCGGATCGGGACCGGCGCGCAGTGGCTCCGCCTCGGCGACCGGCAGGTGCCGGTACCGCGGCCGCTCCGGGCCGACGTGACCGTCGTCGAGCGCTACGACGACGAGCGGGATCGCTTCGAGATCAGCGTCGCGGTGGCCAACCCCGTTCTCGGTCCGGTGTTCGCCTACGACGGCTGGTTCACCGTCGATTTCGAGTCCGTTTCCGCCCTGCCCGAGACCGACGCCCCGGCGGACCGGGACCGGGGCTGA
- a CDS encoding DoxX-like family protein, producing the protein MSRDAIYVERLVSGPLDAVWERTQEPDEHERWDLRFSEIDYLPRAEGEPQRFTYATHVGFGLGVEGTGESVATNEDGEETTSVLSFRSDQRRSLISEGRGFWRYVETDDGLRFLTEYNYETRWGPVGALVDRLAFRPLLGWATALSFDVLARWVEDGTPPATSFRSFFAHAVARVGLALIWVYQGLVPKLLVGHPAELAPFRRAGLGGVAGEAVVALGVAELAVGVALLGWWRSSWLAYLAGLAPVVLTAGAVVTDPGVALGPYNPVVTTVGMAALGLVAGRLAGTVPTAANCLRTAPDG; encoded by the coding sequence ATGAGCCGAGACGCGATATACGTCGAACGACTGGTCAGTGGGCCGCTGGACGCGGTGTGGGAGCGGACCCAGGAGCCCGACGAACACGAGCGGTGGGACCTCCGGTTCTCGGAGATCGACTACCTCCCGCGAGCCGAGGGCGAGCCACAGCGGTTCACGTACGCGACCCACGTCGGCTTCGGCCTCGGCGTCGAGGGGACCGGCGAGTCGGTCGCGACCAACGAGGACGGCGAGGAGACGACCTCGGTGCTCTCTTTCCGGAGCGACCAGCGCCGCTCGCTCATCAGCGAGGGGCGGGGGTTCTGGCGGTACGTGGAGACCGACGACGGCCTCCGGTTTCTCACCGAGTACAACTACGAGACCCGCTGGGGCCCGGTCGGGGCGCTCGTCGACCGGCTCGCCTTTCGCCCGCTGCTCGGCTGGGCGACCGCGCTCAGCTTCGACGTGCTGGCCCGCTGGGTCGAGGACGGCACACCGCCGGCGACAAGCTTCCGGAGCTTCTTCGCCCACGCCGTCGCCAGGGTCGGCCTGGCGCTCATCTGGGTGTATCAGGGGCTCGTCCCGAAGCTGCTCGTCGGCCACCCGGCCGAACTGGCCCCGTTCCGTCGCGCCGGCCTCGGCGGCGTCGCCGGCGAGGCGGTCGTCGCGCTCGGAGTCGCCGAACTGGCCGTCGGCGTCGCCCTGCTGGGCTGGTGGCGCTCCTCGTGGCTGGCCTACCTGGCGGGGCTGGCCCCCGTCGTGCTGACCGCTGGCGCCGTCGTGACCGACCCGGGGGTCGCGCTCGGACCCTACAACCCAGTCGTGACGACCGTCGGGATGGCCGCGCTGGGCCTCGTCGCCGGGCGACTGGCCGGAACGGTTCCCACGGCAGCGAACTGCCTGCGGACGGCCCCCGACGGATGA
- a CDS encoding YndJ family transporter: protein MSAPGRTATVDSTRDWLPALADVSAGLGAVGWLWLVAVGELGASRALPALAILVVAPLVVRLADTPGRDGRRSRWYALAVLGQPLAAIPAVGSLTLTAGPTAAAAAVPWALATLAVAGFGLWRSLDRGPWPLAELAIDAGLAYVAVGGVVLLLDRGGVLASRSVTVALTVGGMQSVGPALSIFAGLAGRSRSAGRLGTVVRVATPVVVAGPAGVVALALGSPPVGVERPLLDAGTTTVATVSLAVAGFAVAATAGWRLAVPDSPARPPGINFSRLRAGWRVGPDFLDRRGLTRETPVAGMVDSIEAYAHAGFDPAAVAPSVRRFYERTGEYALAVDPDWARPWGWLARLYRPVATRTGQLSIPLTAVAGDAALTGRVVGVGGTDPATGDHAWIRSNADRVTDARRMTYVGVYDRYVGAGRSFLRVAFPLPGANLTGILRLENDGDGLVLSSFPARGNADDAGLYLVVLGVGVRLPLNETLVVRPDGESVRATHRVEALGVRLFTLRYDITRCT, encoded by the coding sequence ATGTCGGCCCCTGGCCGGACAGCGACCGTCGACTCGACGCGGGACTGGCTCCCGGCGCTCGCGGACGTGAGCGCCGGTCTCGGAGCCGTCGGCTGGCTGTGGCTCGTCGCGGTCGGCGAACTGGGTGCCAGTCGGGCGCTGCCTGCACTGGCGATACTCGTCGTGGCCCCGCTGGTGGTGCGCCTGGCCGACACCCCGGGCCGGGACGGTCGCCGCTCGCGGTGGTACGCGCTCGCGGTCCTGGGCCAGCCGCTGGCGGCTATCCCGGCGGTCGGCTCGCTGACACTGACGGCCGGGCCGACGGCGGCGGCCGCCGCCGTCCCCTGGGCGCTCGCGACCCTCGCCGTCGCCGGCTTCGGGCTGTGGCGGTCGCTGGACCGTGGCCCGTGGCCCCTCGCGGAGCTGGCGATCGACGCGGGGCTGGCGTACGTCGCCGTCGGCGGCGTCGTGTTGCTGCTGGACCGGGGTGGCGTCCTCGCGAGCCGATCGGTCACTGTCGCGCTCACCGTCGGCGGGATGCAGTCCGTCGGCCCGGCCCTCTCGATATTCGCGGGTCTGGCCGGGCGGTCCCGGTCGGCTGGACGGCTCGGGACCGTCGTTCGCGTGGCGACGCCCGTGGTGGTGGCCGGGCCGGCCGGCGTCGTCGCCCTGGCGCTTGGCTCGCCGCCCGTGGGGGTCGAACGGCCGCTCCTCGACGCCGGCACGACGACGGTCGCGACCGTCTCGCTGGCCGTCGCCGGCTTCGCCGTGGCGGCTACGGCCGGGTGGCGACTCGCCGTCCCGGACTCACCGGCCCGACCGCCGGGCATCAACTTCAGTCGGCTGCGGGCCGGGTGGCGGGTTGGTCCGGACTTCCTCGACCGGCGCGGTCTGACGCGGGAGACGCCAGTCGCCGGGATGGTCGACTCGATCGAGGCCTACGCCCACGCGGGATTCGACCCCGCTGCCGTCGCCCCGTCGGTCCGCCGGTTCTACGAGCGAACCGGCGAGTACGCGCTCGCCGTCGATCCCGACTGGGCGCGGCCCTGGGGGTGGCTCGCTCGCCTGTACCGCCCCGTCGCGACGCGGACTGGACAGCTCTCTATCCCGCTGACGGCCGTCGCCGGCGACGCCGCGCTGACCGGGCGGGTGGTGGGCGTCGGTGGTACCGACCCGGCGACCGGCGACCACGCCTGGATCCGGTCCAACGCCGACCGCGTCACCGACGCCCGGCGGATGACGTACGTCGGTGTCTACGACCGGTACGTCGGCGCCGGCCGGTCGTTCCTGCGCGTGGCGTTCCCGCTCCCGGGCGCGAACCTGACCGGTATCCTCCGGCTGGAAAACGACGGCGACGGGCTGGTCCTGTCCTCGTTCCCGGCCCGGGGTAACGCTGACGACGCCGGGCTCTACCTCGTCGTTCTGGGGGTCGGCGTCCGCCTCCCGCTGAACGAGACACTCGTGGTCCGCCCGGACGGGGAGTCGGTCAGGGCGACACACCGCGTCGAGGCGCTCGGCGTCCGGCTGTTCACCCTCCGGTACGACATCACTCGCTGCACGTAG
- a CDS encoding type B DNA-directed DNA polymerase — protein MVFAVDVTDDAVRVWSRDGHDAVVTRDESYTPSLFVAADRRPREWLRDRLADDPKVVRTATVERRRSLRADGPAAVLRVDVDRPSEVATLAREIRTVHEPGRWAPGRLRLFNVDMTPKFRYCLERDTQPVPTEELRTLALALPERAVADDDLTELRCAGDRLADDETGVLEAVAARLREHDPDVLVLSTAALVPLLAERATACGVDLQLGRRPGYRQLAGDSTYESYGRVGHSPARYDVPGRAIVDRSNSFLWDEGGLPGLLDLVERSWKPLQEAAWASIGSVFTAIQIREAFDRGVLVPWRAWEGEAFKPARTLHDADRGGFTFEPRVGLHENVVEIDFASLYPSIMCVHNLSPETVRCGCHDTDDVPTLDYSVCPEPGFVPSVLRPIIDDRADLKERMRATDDADERARLDARASALKWILVTCFGYQGFSNAKFGRIEVHEAINAVAREVMLDAKATLETGGWRVLHGIVDSLWVTPARDDHEPLSTLTDEISNAQGIPLEHEDDFAWVCLVPTADGRRGALTKYFGKVAGRDEYKFRGIECRQRSTPTFVADAQRDLIETLDDHREPEPVADRLSVQLSTLHRGAVDPEELVVRKRVSKPLSEYQGRTQTVAALERYADHGIDRAPGQSIRYVVVDDDKRSRARVRLPFEADGYDDSFYTDLLLRAAESVLSPLGWDRDRIERYLRDTRDARLSSFE, from the coding sequence GTGGTCTTCGCCGTCGACGTCACGGACGACGCAGTGCGTGTCTGGTCCCGCGACGGTCACGACGCCGTCGTCACTCGCGACGAATCCTACACCCCGTCGCTGTTCGTCGCCGCCGACCGACGGCCCCGGGAGTGGCTTCGCGACCGGCTCGCCGACGACCCGAAGGTCGTCCGGACTGCGACCGTCGAGCGCCGGCGGTCGCTCCGGGCCGACGGGCCAGCGGCGGTGCTCCGGGTCGACGTGGACCGCCCGTCGGAGGTGGCCACGCTGGCCCGCGAGATTCGCACGGTCCACGAGCCAGGCCGATGGGCCCCCGGCCGGCTCCGACTGTTCAACGTCGATATGACCCCGAAGTTCCGCTACTGCCTGGAGAGGGACACGCAGCCCGTCCCGACCGAAGAACTCCGGACGCTCGCACTCGCCCTGCCCGAGCGGGCCGTGGCCGACGACGACCTGACCGAACTCAGGTGTGCGGGCGACCGACTCGCCGACGACGAGACGGGCGTCCTCGAAGCGGTCGCCGCCCGGCTCCGGGAGCACGACCCGGACGTGCTCGTACTCTCCACTGCGGCGCTGGTCCCGCTGCTGGCCGAGCGAGCGACGGCGTGTGGCGTCGACCTCCAGCTGGGTCGCCGGCCCGGCTACCGGCAGCTGGCCGGCGACAGCACGTACGAGAGCTACGGCCGCGTGGGCCACTCGCCGGCCCGGTACGACGTGCCCGGCCGGGCCATCGTCGACCGCTCGAACAGCTTCCTGTGGGACGAGGGCGGGCTGCCGGGCCTGCTGGACCTCGTGGAGCGGTCCTGGAAACCGCTGCAGGAGGCCGCGTGGGCCTCTATCGGAAGCGTCTTCACCGCGATACAGATACGCGAAGCGTTCGACCGGGGCGTACTCGTCCCCTGGCGGGCGTGGGAGGGCGAGGCGTTCAAGCCGGCGCGGACGCTGCACGACGCCGACCGGGGCGGGTTCACCTTCGAGCCCCGTGTCGGGCTTCACGAGAACGTCGTCGAGATAGATTTCGCGTCGCTGTACCCCTCGATAATGTGTGTCCACAACCTCAGCCCGGAGACCGTCCGGTGTGGCTGTCACGACACCGACGACGTGCCGACACTGGACTACAGCGTCTGTCCGGAGCCGGGCTTCGTCCCGTCGGTGCTCCGCCCCATCATCGACGACCGGGCCGACCTCAAAGAACGGATGCGCGCGACCGACGACGCCGACGAACGGGCCCGGCTCGACGCGCGGGCGTCAGCGCTGAAGTGGATTCTCGTCACCTGTTTTGGCTACCAGGGGTTTTCGAACGCCAAGTTCGGTCGCATCGAGGTCCACGAGGCCATCAACGCCGTCGCCCGCGAGGTGATGCTCGACGCCAAGGCCACCCTGGAGACCGGCGGCTGGCGGGTGCTCCACGGTATCGTCGACAGCCTGTGGGTGACGCCCGCTCGCGACGACCACGAGCCGCTGTCGACGCTGACCGACGAGATATCCAACGCGCAGGGAATCCCGCTCGAACACGAGGACGACTTCGCGTGGGTCTGCCTCGTCCCGACGGCCGACGGGCGCCGTGGCGCGCTGACGAAGTACTTCGGCAAGGTCGCCGGCCGGGACGAGTACAAGTTCCGGGGTATCGAGTGTCGCCAGCGCTCGACGCCGACGTTCGTCGCCGACGCCCAGCGCGACCTGATCGAGACCCTCGACGACCACCGCGAGCCCGAACCCGTCGCCGACCGGCTCTCGGTGCAGCTCTCGACGCTCCACCGCGGCGCGGTCGACCCCGAGGAGCTGGTGGTTCGCAAGCGCGTGTCGAAGCCGCTGTCCGAATATCAGGGGCGGACACAGACCGTTGCAGCGCTGGAGCGCTACGCCGACCACGGCATCGACCGGGCGCCGGGCCAGTCGATTCGGTACGTCGTCGTCGACGACGACAAACGGAGCCGTGCGCGGGTCCGACTCCCGTTCGAAGCCGACGGGTACGACGACTCTTTCTACACCGACCTGCTGCTCCGGGCGGCCGAGAGCGTCCTCTCGCCGCTGGGGTGGGACCGGGACCGTATCGAGCGGTACCTGCGGGACACCCGGGACGCGCGGCTGTCGTCGTTCGAGTAG
- a CDS encoding DEAD/DEAH box helicase — protein sequence MLELTFEEGTIRLAGDVPADLPGVEHDERSKSARAPAYRYADLLDALAGRGVDYDDRVLDTAPVGLSTTYELREYQQAALDSWRDAGDRGCLELPTGSGKTVIGIAAMVELGTPTLVVVPTIDLLEQWQRELETEFQQPIGRLGGGEQRVESVTVATYDSAYLRADELGDRFGLVVFDEVHHLGGEGYRDIARLLAAPARLGLTATFERPDGAHEVITDLVGPLVQRVDVDDLAGEHLADYDIKRIAVELTDDERERYEAHQGTFTDYLKQSNIQLRSGSDYQELVKRSGTDPKAREALLAKQRAREVMMNAQRKVERLADILDRHREDRIIVFTAYTDLVYRLSERFLLPAITHETGASERREILERFRDGTYSRVVTANVLDEGVDVPDANVAVVLSGSGSEREFTQRLGRILRPKADGSRALLYELVTEETAEERVARRRR from the coding sequence GTGCTGGAGTTGACGTTCGAGGAGGGGACTATTCGCCTCGCTGGAGACGTCCCCGCAGACCTGCCCGGCGTCGAGCACGACGAGCGCTCGAAATCGGCGCGCGCGCCGGCGTATCGGTACGCCGACCTGCTGGACGCGCTGGCCGGGCGCGGCGTCGACTACGACGACCGCGTCCTCGACACCGCGCCGGTCGGCCTCTCGACCACCTACGAACTCCGGGAGTACCAGCAGGCCGCGCTCGATAGCTGGCGCGACGCGGGCGACCGCGGCTGCCTGGAACTGCCCACGGGGAGTGGCAAGACGGTCATCGGCATCGCGGCGATGGTCGAACTCGGGACGCCGACGCTGGTCGTCGTCCCGACCATCGACCTACTGGAGCAGTGGCAACGCGAACTGGAGACGGAGTTCCAGCAGCCAATCGGCCGGCTGGGCGGGGGCGAGCAGCGCGTCGAGAGTGTCACCGTCGCGACCTACGACTCGGCGTATCTGCGGGCCGACGAACTGGGGGACCGCTTCGGCCTCGTCGTCTTCGACGAGGTCCACCACCTCGGTGGCGAGGGGTACCGCGACATCGCGCGCCTGCTCGCAGCGCCCGCTCGGCTCGGACTCACCGCGACGTTCGAGCGCCCCGACGGCGCCCACGAGGTCATCACGGACCTCGTCGGGCCACTGGTCCAGCGCGTCGACGTGGACGACCTGGCGGGCGAGCATCTGGCCGACTACGACATCAAGCGCATCGCGGTCGAACTGACCGACGACGAGCGCGAGCGCTACGAAGCACACCAGGGCACCTTCACGGACTACCTGAAGCAGTCGAACATCCAACTGCGCTCGGGCAGCGACTACCAGGAACTCGTGAAACGGTCGGGGACCGACCCGAAGGCTCGGGAGGCACTGCTCGCGAAACAGCGCGCCCGCGAGGTGATGATGAACGCCCAGCGGAAGGTCGAGCGGCTAGCGGACATCCTCGACCGTCATCGCGAGGACCGCATCATCGTCTTCACCGCCTACACCGACCTCGTCTATCGGCTCTCCGAACGATTCTTGCTCCCCGCTATCACCCACGAGACGGGGGCCAGCGAGCGCCGCGAGATTCTCGAACGCTTTCGGGATGGCACCTACTCCCGAGTCGTAACGGCGAACGTTCTAGATGAGGGCGTCGACGTGCCCGACGCCAACGTCGCCGTCGTGCTCTCTGGCAGCGGCTCCGAGCGGGAGTTCACCCAGCGGTTGGGCCGGATTCTCCGGCCGAAAGCCGACGGGTCGCGGGCGCTGCTGTACGAACTCGTCACCGAGGAGACGGCAGAGGAGCGGGTGGCCCGGCGGCGGCGGTAG
- a CDS encoding nucleotide exchange factor GrpE codes for MSEQDAAEEATTSDDGDADVDGEVDIEDAPEGVDTGEIDLEDVAGETDEDLVERVAESDPEEIARELAALRSQNESLESEVEELESEAEELEEKLKRKQAEFQNYKKRMKKRREEEQQRATEDLVSRILDVRDNLERALEQDEDTDIRGGVESTLRQLDDVLDAENVDVIDPDPGEDVDPSVHQVLANVESEEEPGAIADVHRPGYEMAEKVLREAQVTVSKEE; via the coding sequence ATGAGTGAGCAGGACGCAGCCGAGGAGGCGACGACATCCGACGACGGGGATGCCGACGTCGACGGTGAGGTCGACATCGAGGACGCGCCCGAGGGCGTCGACACCGGCGAGATAGACCTCGAGGACGTCGCCGGCGAGACCGACGAGGACCTCGTCGAGCGGGTCGCCGAGTCCGACCCGGAGGAAATCGCTCGCGAACTCGCGGCGTTGCGAAGCCAGAACGAGAGCTTGGAATCAGAGGTCGAGGAGCTAGAGAGCGAGGCCGAGGAGCTGGAGGAGAAGCTCAAGCGCAAGCAGGCGGAGTTCCAGAACTACAAGAAACGGATGAAAAAGCGCCGCGAAGAGGAGCAACAGCGGGCCACGGAGGACCTCGTGAGCCGGATTCTGGACGTGCGGGACAACCTCGAACGGGCGCTGGAGCAGGACGAGGACACTGACATCAGGGGCGGCGTCGAGTCGACGCTGCGCCAGCTCGACGACGTGCTCGACGCCGAGAACGTCGACGTAATCGACCCCGACCCCGGCGAGGACGTCGACCCGTCGGTCCACCAGGTGCTGGCAAACGTCGAGAGCGAGGAGGAACCGGGGGCCATCGCGGATGTCCACCGGCCGGGCTACGAGATGGCCGAGAAGGTCCTGCGCGAGGCACAGGTCACCGTCAGCAAAGAGGAATAG
- a CDS encoding type IV pilin produces MSVRSDARAAVPVERIAVWGVAVLAVAAFAGLVVGPGADFRTAAPSADFEGSYNNTTGTVTVTHAGGDDLTGESVVVVVTDADGDTTTRLLWANESTLPVTEGDSFAVDDPLADTDGDGNYLDGDGSVGFYLEPGDTVAVVWTGRLTGAPETRTATLETITVGNETG; encoded by the coding sequence ATGAGTGTGAGGTCGGACGCCCGCGCCGCCGTGCCCGTCGAGCGCATCGCCGTCTGGGGAGTCGCGGTGCTGGCCGTCGCCGCGTTCGCCGGACTGGTCGTCGGGCCGGGCGCCGACTTCCGGACCGCGGCCCCGTCGGCCGACTTCGAGGGGAGCTACAACAACACCACGGGGACTGTCACGGTCACCCACGCCGGCGGCGACGACCTGACAGGCGAGTCCGTCGTCGTGGTCGTCACCGACGCCGACGGCGACACGACGACGCGGCTGCTGTGGGCCAACGAGTCGACCCTCCCCGTGACTGAGGGCGATAGCTTCGCCGTCGACGACCCGCTCGCCGACACCGACGGTGACGGGAACTACCTCGACGGCGACGGCTCCGTGGGCTTCTACCTGGAACCCGGCGACACCGTCGCGGTCGTCTGGACCGGGCGCCTGACTGGCGCGCCGGAGACCCGGACGGCGACGCTGGAGACGATTACTGTCGGGAACGAGACTGGCTGA